In Desulfovibrio sp. 86, the following proteins share a genomic window:
- a CDS encoding MotA/TolQ/ExbB proton channel family protein, with protein MNLAAIYNTIGPAGCALVVVGCAGVYIAFRTYFYLALVWRNFQHGFLDLENTGESRCLRNNNSDNPLIAIVRDVVKTHSGHSQDIRAEVAYLFHRNFEQTTKSLCWLRLVAMISPLMGLLGTVLGMVRVFQAIADTATPDPAQLAAGIWEVLITTAMGLSVAIPMLIAYYFLLLKFKGFHIEAVEHSYRALELCQGSARHAHAVVPAVPVVPAAPAVKRTVANTPASCPVSPEPESA; from the coding sequence ATGAATTTGGCCGCCATTTACAATACCATTGGCCCTGCGGGCTGCGCCCTTGTGGTTGTGGGCTGCGCTGGCGTGTACATCGCCTTTCGCACCTATTTTTATCTCGCTCTGGTCTGGCGCAACTTCCAGCACGGCTTTCTTGACCTGGAAAATACTGGCGAAAGCCGCTGCCTGCGCAACAACAACAGCGACAACCCGCTGATCGCCATTGTGCGCGACGTGGTCAAGACCCACAGCGGGCATTCACAGGACATCAGGGCCGAGGTGGCCTATCTGTTCCACCGCAATTTCGAGCAGACCACCAAGAGCCTGTGCTGGCTGCGCCTTGTGGCCATGATCTCCCCCCTGATGGGCCTTCTGGGCACGGTGCTTGGCATGGTGCGCGTGTTTCAGGCCATTGCCGACACAGCCACCCCCGACCCTGCCCAACTGGCGGCAGGCATATGGGAAGTGCTCATCACAACGGCCATGGGCCTGAGCGTGGCCATTCCCATGCTGATTGCCTATTACTTTCTGCTGCTCAAGTTCAAGGGTTTTCATATTGAAGCCGTGGAACACAGCTACCGTGCCCTTGAGCTTTGCCAGGGGTCGGCGCGGCATGCCCACGCCGTCGTGCCCGCCGTGCCCGTCGTGCCTGCCGCGCCAGCCGTGAAGCGCACCGTGGCTAACACCCCCGCGTCATGCCCTGTCAGTCCGGAACCGGAATCCGCATAA
- a CDS encoding NifB/NifX family molybdenum-iron cluster-binding protein, with product MSKTVLAIPSELPGGMDAGMGMHFGHCDIYTVVEIENGAVTAQGTLPSIPHQQGGCMAPVQYLAGHGVTAMLAGGMGMRPLMGFNQMHIEVFFAGNYPTVGQAVEAFCAGKLNRFSTDQTCGGGAH from the coding sequence ATGAGCAAGACAGTTCTGGCCATTCCTTCCGAACTTCCCGGCGGTATGGACGCGGGCATGGGCATGCACTTTGGCCATTGCGACATCTACACCGTAGTGGAAATTGAAAATGGCGCTGTGACGGCCCAGGGTACGCTGCCGTCCATACCGCACCAGCAGGGCGGCTGCATGGCTCCCGTGCAGTATCTGGCCGGGCATGGCGTTACGGCCATGCTGGCTGGCGGCATGGGCATGCGCCCCCTCATGGGCTTTAACCAGATGCACATAGAGGTCTTTTTCGCTGGCAACTATCCCACCGTGGGGCAGGCGGTCGAGGCTTTTTGCGCGGGCAAGCTCAACCGCTTCTCCACAGACCAGACCTGCGGCGGCGGCGCACACTAG
- a CDS encoding metal-dependent transcriptional regulator, whose protein sequence is MVQDEKDLSPALENYLAIIFKQEFATGACRPSDIAEAAKVARPSVTNALRSLAKRGYISYEPYSLVNLTQKGLQAGQRLAHRNMVLREFFSTVLQLPEETAADTACKLEHILPDDVMMRWRLFVLYMRHTMPQWEGWLEKSIVLRDAHAAKKHRVPKGDDTPPAIVNRRDFVDEG, encoded by the coding sequence ATGGTTCAGGATGAAAAAGACCTTTCTCCTGCCCTGGAAAACTATCTGGCCATCATCTTCAAACAGGAATTCGCCACAGGCGCGTGTCGTCCCAGTGATATCGCAGAGGCGGCCAAGGTCGCCCGTCCTTCGGTGACGAACGCCCTGCGATCCTTGGCCAAACGCGGCTATATCAGCTATGAACCCTACAGCCTGGTGAATCTGACGCAAAAGGGCCTGCAGGCGGGGCAACGCCTGGCCCATCGCAATATGGTTTTGCGGGAATTCTTTTCCACGGTGCTGCAACTGCCGGAAGAAACGGCGGCTGACACGGCCTGTAAGCTCGAGCACATCCTGCCCGACGACGTCATGATGCGCTGGCGGCTCTTTGTGCTGTACATGCGCCACACCATGCCCCAGTGGGAGGGCTGGCTGGAAAAAAGCATTGTCCTGCGCGACGCGCACGCGGCCAAAAAACACCGAGTGCCGAAGGGCGATGATACGCCCCCGGCCATTGTGAACCGCCGCGATTTTGTGGATGAAGGCTGA
- a CDS encoding MATE family efflux transporter, with product MPETKAVSVREVALLTIPQMGLMFCYMAMSMIDLWVAGQLNEGVLAALGFTSQILTFLMLLTAVVGSGCMAMVSQSLGAGKILRARRYSGLIVCLSFTTGSVIALLGLAVLLALPMTDMVPQAIAPMVRTFAFAYAAQLPFYYSLVMLNSVFRAHKMVWLPTATLCLVTAIKFVSSVGLGLGWWGFPQLGYAAVAWTTFLSSLAGFACNIILAMRVGILRASSFAAWRWNRLAMPRLWRVGAPAALGNLAGHAGSIAILACVSSLPLHAVDSIAAMTLGMRVLGFLLFPLAGLGMTLTILGGHLLGAGMGREGYVLGMRYGLWVALALAAAGLVLCLFCQPVVMLFTQDPGTVELAKIFLWISCLGLPLQGLSQMLSAVLAGAGATRFTCRVSCFTTWGVSVPLAYGLAHWLGFGAIGAYVGMACGGLVSSLWTLQIYMQKKWFGGIRVL from the coding sequence ATGCCCGAAACCAAGGCCGTTTCCGTCCGCGAAGTAGCGCTTCTCACCATCCCGCAGATGGGTCTGATGTTCTGCTACATGGCCATGTCCATGATCGATCTGTGGGTGGCGGGCCAGCTCAACGAGGGCGTCCTGGCCGCCCTGGGCTTCACCTCGCAGATTCTCACCTTTCTGATGCTGCTGACGGCGGTGGTGGGCAGCGGCTGCATGGCCATGGTCAGCCAGTCCCTTGGCGCGGGCAAAATCCTGCGCGCCCGTCGGTATTCCGGCCTGATCGTCTGTCTTTCCTTCACGACTGGCTCCGTCATTGCGCTGCTGGGGCTTGCCGTGCTTCTGGCACTGCCCATGACGGATATGGTGCCGCAGGCCATAGCGCCCATGGTGCGCACCTTTGCCTTTGCCTATGCGGCGCAACTGCCCTTTTACTACAGCCTTGTCATGCTGAACTCCGTTTTTCGCGCGCACAAGATGGTCTGGCTGCCCACGGCCACCCTGTGCCTTGTGACGGCCATCAAGTTTGTCAGCAGCGTGGGGCTGGGGCTTGGCTGGTGGGGTTTCCCGCAGCTTGGCTACGCCGCCGTGGCCTGGACGACGTTCCTATCATCACTGGCGGGCTTTGCCTGCAATATCATCCTGGCCATGCGCGTGGGCATCCTGCGGGCGTCTTCATTTGCCGCCTGGCGCTGGAACCGGCTGGCCATGCCCCGGCTGTGGCGCGTGGGCGCTCCGGCGGCTCTTGGCAATCTGGCCGGGCATGCGGGCAGCATCGCCATCCTTGCCTGCGTTTCCAGCCTGCCCCTGCACGCTGTGGACTCCATTGCCGCCATGACCCTTGGCATGCGCGTTCTGGGCTTTCTGCTTTTCCCCCTGGCGGGGCTTGGCATGACCCTGACCATCCTTGGCGGGCATCTGCTGGGCGCGGGCATGGGGCGTGAGGGGTATGTCCTTGGCATGCGCTATGGCCTGTGGGTGGCTTTGGCCCTGGCCGCGGCCGGGCTGGTGCTATGCCTCTTCTGTCAACCCGTTGTCATGCTTTTTACCCAGGACCCCGGCACGGTTGAGCTGGCCAAAATATTTTTGTGGATATCCTGCCTGGGGCTGCCCCTGCAGGGCTTGAGCCAGATGCTGAGCGCGGTGCTGGCAGGCGCGGGAGCCACACGCTTCACCTGCCGGGTGAGTTGCTTCACGACCTGGGGCGTGTCCGTGCCGCTGGCGTACGGCCTTGCCCACTGGCTGGGATTCGGAGCCATTGGGGCGTATGTTGGCATGGCGTGCGGCGGCCTGGTTTCTTCTCTCTGGACGCTGCAAATCTATATGCAGAAAAAATGGTTTGGTGGCATACGTGTTCTCTGA
- a CDS encoding TetR/AcrR family transcriptional regulator, with amino-acid sequence MSNAVKNDGGSPASVSVADQAHPATGQGMRGRNAEQTRQRILLAARSLFAKGHYESVGTREIAAKAGVNVTLINRYFGSKKKLFAAVVDSLDELAKTSGTSARGALDKALDSIVLGGERGNSTWVDEFRIILFSALNPEVTDIISAFFDRKRKALQERLRGADVTARADIACVLLTGSAMLVSLSRDVKHGKKERETVRKGLGHVLDQLLGPDWQETSR; translated from the coding sequence ATGAGCAATGCAGTCAAAAATGACGGAGGTTCCCCTGCCTCTGTCAGTGTTGCGGATCAGGCGCATCCAGCGACAGGGCAGGGAATGCGGGGCCGCAACGCGGAGCAGACGCGGCAGCGCATATTGCTGGCCGCACGCAGTCTTTTTGCCAAAGGCCATTATGAAAGCGTGGGCACACGAGAGATTGCGGCCAAGGCAGGGGTGAACGTCACGCTTATTAACAGGTATTTCGGCTCCAAAAAAAAGCTGTTCGCGGCAGTGGTGGACTCGCTGGACGAACTCGCCAAAACGTCCGGAACAAGCGCACGGGGCGCTCTGGACAAGGCGCTGGACAGCATAGTGCTTGGAGGAGAGCGCGGCAACAGCACCTGGGTGGACGAGTTCCGCATCATTCTTTTTTCGGCGCTGAATCCTGAAGTTACGGATATTATTTCTGCATTTTTCGACAGAAAGCGTAAGGCGCTGCAAGAAAGGCTGCGTGGAGCGGATGTGACTGCTCGGGCCGACATTGCCTGCGTGCTGCTCACGGGTTCGGCCATGCTTGTAAGTCTGTCACGCGATGTAAAACACGGTAAAAAAGAACGGGAAACTGTTCGCAAAGGCCTTGGGCATGTGCTGGATCAGTTGCTTGGGCCGGACTGGCAGGAAACCTCGCGCTAA
- a CDS encoding DUF134 domain-containing protein: MPRPSHCRRVSALPKASYFKPKGVPLSDIDERVLTLDGLEALRLADYEGRNMDEAAVRMGVSRHTFGRLLRRARHCVAEALVDGLALRIEGGVCAMDAQEGETAPSGSEGVLVAVPSQEPGGLEAAPHVHFGRCSIYTLAWVKDGQVKNVTVRANAAHLPGDCSSPVQGLASMGVTVLLAGGMGVRPLQAMQAAGIAVYHNAGLPSVGACLEAFAQNRLAAFGTEHLCRGGCAPEK; this comes from the coding sequence ATGCCAAGACCCAGTCATTGCAGGCGCGTAAGCGCTCTTCCCAAAGCCAGCTATTTCAAGCCCAAGGGCGTTCCACTATCAGATATTGACGAAAGAGTTCTGACGCTGGATGGCCTTGAGGCTTTGCGCCTGGCCGATTATGAAGGCCGGAACATGGATGAGGCCGCTGTCCGTATGGGCGTGTCGCGACACACCTTCGGCAGGCTGCTGCGCCGGGCGCGACATTGTGTGGCCGAAGCCCTTGTGGACGGATTGGCCCTGCGTATCGAGGGCGGCGTGTGCGCCATGGACGCCCAGGAAGGCGAAACGGCGCCTTCTGGCTCCGAGGGCGTGCTGGTGGCCGTGCCCTCTCAGGAACCCGGAGGGCTTGAGGCCGCGCCGCATGTCCATTTTGGCCGATGTTCCATCTATACGCTGGCCTGGGTCAAGGATGGCCAGGTGAAAAACGTCACTGTTCGGGCCAATGCCGCGCATCTGCCCGGCGACTGCAGCAGCCCTGTGCAGGGTCTGGCCAGCATGGGCGTAACGGTGCTGCTGGCCGGGGGCATGGGCGTGCGCCCCTTGCAGGCCATGCAGGCCGCAGGCATAGCCGTCTATCATAACGCGGGATTGCCCAGCGTGGGAGCCTGTCTCGAAGCTTTTGCCCAAAACAGGCTGGCGGCTTTTGGTACCGAGCATCTTTGCCGTGGCGGCTGCGCACCGGAAAAATAA
- a CDS encoding response regulator receiver protein: MKNRRILLQTSRPEAWEDFVAQLQHDGCTVCMTATIDQCKEAARRDIPVLALLDPPFGDLARAWVLELMMIDAGMHTAVVTEMDEEVFHDVMEGLGILMPLPPEPGASEARRLLGLLKQVESLGG, translated from the coding sequence ATGAAGAACAGGCGTATCCTGCTGCAAACATCCCGGCCCGAAGCCTGGGAGGATTTTGTGGCGCAGCTGCAACATGACGGCTGCACTGTGTGCATGACGGCGACTATCGACCAGTGCAAGGAAGCGGCGCGACGCGATATCCCTGTTCTGGCGCTCCTTGACCCGCCTTTCGGCGATCTCGCGCGGGCCTGGGTGCTGGAGCTTATGATGATTGACGCCGGAATGCATACCGCCGTTGTGACTGAAATGGATGAAGAAGTCTTTCATGACGTCATGGAAGGCCTGGGAATATTGATGCCGCTTCCGCCTGAACCGGGCGCGTCCGAGGCCCGCAGACTGCTCGGGCTTTTGAAGCAGGTGGAAAGCCTTGGCGGATAA
- a CDS encoding energy transducer TonB family protein: MSSAPKRHWRPSHYDAAAQTRSRNYALCITSGIVVLAVLLMSLSKQPQRLLLPAAAAGPVPLAMRIEFVPPVAEPEPKPVDRRLMADDSPFSAALPPQAEPEQPKETPKPEETPRVAEQKPKVQPPAPKPAPSKAAPQKAQPSRQENAVPGPRNQEGHPQGSPDGGIAGGVPGGVPGGRAGGMDGGVAGGVPASTRNMALSRILSAVEKHKNYPKHARRSGAEGLVILLVSVNDQGRITASTLDKHCGQAALDTATKELGEKLMGLNTGVQGAAFSVRVPVEYKLK; the protein is encoded by the coding sequence TTGTCATCAGCACCCAAGCGACATTGGCGTCCAAGCCATTATGACGCGGCTGCACAGACGCGCAGCCGCAATTACGCCCTGTGCATAACATCGGGCATCGTCGTGCTGGCGGTGCTGCTTATGTCCTTGTCAAAGCAGCCCCAGCGCCTGCTGCTTCCAGCGGCAGCGGCGGGGCCAGTGCCCCTGGCCATGCGGATAGAGTTTGTGCCGCCAGTTGCAGAGCCGGAGCCAAAGCCGGTCGATCGGCGCCTCATGGCCGACGACTCGCCCTTCAGCGCCGCCCTGCCGCCGCAGGCCGAGCCGGAACAGCCAAAAGAGACGCCCAAACCGGAAGAAACGCCCAGGGTCGCGGAGCAAAAACCCAAGGTTCAACCTCCGGCCCCCAAGCCCGCGCCGAGCAAGGCCGCACCGCAAAAGGCGCAGCCGTCCAGGCAGGAAAACGCTGTTCCCGGCCCGCGCAATCAGGAAGGACACCCTCAGGGCAGCCCGGACGGCGGCATTGCAGGCGGCGTACCGGGGGGCGTGCCCGGCGGTAGGGCCGGAGGCATGGATGGGGGCGTTGCGGGCGGCGTGCCCGCTTCCACCAGGAATATGGCCCTGAGCAGGATACTCAGCGCCGTGGAAAAACATAAAAACTACCCCAAGCACGCGCGCCGCAGCGGCGCTGAGGGGCTGGTCATCCTGCTGGTCAGCGTGAACGACCAGGGACGCATCACGGCCAGCACGCTGGACAAGCACTGCGGTCAGGCGGCATTGGACACGGCCACCAAGGAACTGGGGGAAAAGCTGATGGGATTGAACACCGGTGTTCAGGGCGCGGCTTTCAGCGTGCGCGTGCCGGTGGAATACAAGCTGAAGTAG
- a CDS encoding ATP-binding protein: MREIVVISGKGGTGKTTLCASLAALAHREGLNPVLCDLDVDVPDLHIIFDPRIEQEQPFISGHTAIIDEAACTQCGRCMELCQFGAVHLKDGVFSIDALDCEGCGVCHKLCPAGAIEFPERHCGTWYLSRTRFGTFVHAQLEPGQENSGRLVGLLKQKAREIAAAEEGGLILCDGSPGIGCPVISSLSGATLAVAVVEPTPSGRHDFERVADLCGHFRIPVAVIINKADLNGDEARAIEEQAVRRGHALAGRLPFSPLVTEAMVRGEALTERDSPLASELEQIWRRIRAMADKPARRANINTL; encoded by the coding sequence ATGCGTGAAATAGTTGTTATCAGCGGCAAGGGCGGCACGGGCAAGACGACGCTGTGCGCCTCCCTGGCTGCCCTGGCCCACCGCGAGGGGCTGAATCCCGTTCTCTGCGATCTGGATGTTGACGTGCCCGACCTGCACATCATCTTTGATCCCCGCATCGAGCAGGAGCAGCCATTTATTTCGGGTCACACGGCGATCATTGACGAGGCCGCCTGCACGCAGTGCGGGCGCTGCATGGAGCTTTGCCAGTTCGGTGCCGTGCATTTGAAGGATGGCGTGTTCAGCATAGACGCGCTGGACTGCGAGGGCTGCGGCGTGTGCCACAAGCTGTGCCCTGCCGGGGCCATTGAATTTCCCGAGCGGCATTGTGGAACCTGGTATCTGAGCCGCACGCGCTTTGGCACTTTCGTGCACGCGCAGCTTGAGCCCGGTCAGGAAAATTCGGGCCGTCTGGTGGGCCTTCTCAAGCAGAAGGCGCGCGAGATTGCCGCAGCCGAAGAGGGCGGGCTCATCCTTTGCGACGGCTCGCCGGGCATAGGTTGCCCGGTGATCAGTTCGCTGTCGGGGGCCACCCTGGCCGTGGCCGTGGTGGAGCCCACGCCGTCGGGGCGGCACGATTTCGAGCGTGTGGCGGATCTGTGCGGGCATTTTCGCATTCCTGTGGCGGTGATCATCAACAAGGCAGACCTCAACGGCGACGAAGCCCGCGCCATCGAAGAACAGGCCGTCCGGCGCGGGCACGCGCTGGCGGGGCGGCTGCCCTTCAGCCCCCTTGTGACGGAGGCCATGGTCAGGGGCGAGGCCCTGACCGAAAGGGATTCCCCCCTGGCAAGCGAACTGGAGCAGATATGGCGGCGCATTCGCGCCATGGCTGACAAGCCCGCCCGACGGGCCAACATCAACACGTTATAG
- a CDS encoding ExbD/TolR family protein yields the protein MFDLDEEVSIDLTPLVDVIIVLLFFFILTASFSKPILEIVLPKAENPDPGSSRTPELVISIKQDGTIHHAGQQVSKDALPALLETMPEALLNLHVDEKAPFNAFVGVVDLAKTKRGGRFVISTQATLASKPL from the coding sequence ATGTTCGATCTGGACGAAGAAGTCAGCATTGATCTCACGCCGCTTGTGGACGTTATCATCGTATTGCTTTTTTTCTTTATTCTCACGGCCTCGTTCAGCAAGCCCATACTGGAAATTGTGCTGCCCAAGGCCGAAAATCCGGATCCGGGCTCAAGCCGGACCCCGGAGCTGGTCATTTCCATAAAGCAGGACGGCACCATACACCACGCGGGCCAGCAGGTCAGCAAGGATGCACTGCCCGCACTGCTGGAAACAATGCCCGAAGCCCTGCTGAACCTGCATGTGGACGAAAAGGCGCCCTTCAATGCCTTTGTGGGCGTGGTGGATCTGGCCAAGACCAAGAGAGGAGGCCGCTTTGTCATCAGCACCCAAGCGACATTGGCGTCCAAGCCATTATGA